In Desulfosporosinus youngiae DSM 17734, the genomic stretch CCAGATAAATAGCTTGGCTGAGCCTGTCCGCAAACAAGGTCCGGTTAGGAAGGCCGGTCAGATGGTCGTAATAAGCCAGAAATTCGATCTCTTTTTCAGCTTTGATTTTTATAAGACCGTCGGCCAGCAGATTAGCCAAGATTTTGAGCAGTTTAATATGGTCGGCAGACCATTTCCTAAACGACATGACCGTATCGACTCCGAGAAAACCCTGGACATTCTCGTTCCCCGCAATAGGAATTGAAACCAGGGATTTAACCTTTTGCCGGTTAAACTGTTCCTTTTCTGTGCCGGCCTCAGCGGGCAGTTGGCTTACATCCTCAATGCAAACCAATTTGTTGTTCTTTAACTGCTCTATCCACCAGGGAAACATGCTGAGGGGCACATCTTGGACTTTATCTATTTCTGGTTCTATTCCTTGATTACACCATTCGTGTGTATAGGTCATTGTATTATTTTCATGATTAAACAAGAACACATAGGTGTGGTCTACTTGAAAAAATTGGCCCATTGTGCTGAGAAGATGGTTGGCTTTCTCAGGAAAGTTTGCTTGGCTGACGCTCACAAAATCAAATGACAGTTCTGAGATCATTTTTTCCTGGTGGATCAAGCCATAACGCTTAATTGAATGATAAATCGCCAGGATTGGGATTAACGTAAATACTGCGGAAACTCTTATCCAGAATAAGCAGATCTCTGGATTTGAAGCAGAGTTAGCTATGGAAAATCCAAAAGACCATAGGCACAAAGAAATACAAACAGTCAGAAATGACTTGTTTAAGCTCGCTTTAGAATTCAAATGCATGATATATATTCCGAAAAACAGATAAACGGCAAATACAATAAAAAACAACAATGAAACTA encodes the following:
- a CDS encoding sensor domain-containing protein, which produces MEYGPLIVSLLFFIVFAVYLFFGIYIMHLNSKASLNKSFLTVCISLCLWSFGFSIANSASNPEICLFWIRVSAVFTLIPILAIYHSIKRYGLIHQEKMISELSFDFVSVSQANFPEKANHLLSTMGQFFQVDHTYVFLFNHENNTMTYTHEWCNQGIEPEIDKVQDVPLSMFPWWIEQLKNNKLVCIEDVSQLPAEAGTEKEQFNRQKVKSLVSIPIAGNENVQGFLGVDTVMSFRKWSADHIKLLKILANLLADGLIKIKAEKEIEFLAYYDHLTGLPNRTLFADRLSQAIYLAKRSGRFVGVMFIDLDSFKTVNDTMGHNGGDMLIKEVAQRLVQRLRKTDTVARFGGDEFLIMINDIPEAKDIARIAGGIMALFESPFNLSGQEFFITGSAGVAIYPADGENAGTLTQSADIAMYKAKAKGKNRYVLYTENIRDEVRQNMIRSNSLYRTQERKELTVYCQPQV